One Buteo buteo chromosome 32, bButBut1.hap1.1, whole genome shotgun sequence DNA segment encodes these proteins:
- the ATAT1 gene encoding alpha-tubulin N-acetyltransferase 1: protein MEFPFDLAPVLGDRFCVVDQHLRPAGRRGPTHRGDLEQQLRTVIDELGKASAKAQGLPAPVTSATRMEANRHVLYILRDADGRGTPKGAVIGFLKVGYKKLFLLDRNGAHNEAEPLCVLDFYIHESLQRHGYGRELFQHMLQSERVEPWRLAVDRPSEKLLAFLRKHYGLADAIPQVNNFVIFEGFFSNRPAPARRPPPKRPEEEIKPYSLSERDFLREETEPPWPFNLTSGRAGGSPVRGSLRPFLLRRETPDGQTDPRPPDGRTDAPQHRRASSLGRAGR from the exons ATGGAATTTCCCTTCGACCTGGCCCCCGTCTTGGGCGACCGTTTCTGCGTAGTGGACCAGCACTTGCGACCCGCCGGGCGCCGTGGGCCCACCCACCG GGGGgacctggagcagcagctgaggacGGTCATCGATGAGCTGGGCAAGGCCTCGGCCAAG GCCCAGGGCCTCCCGGCCCCCGTCACCAGCGCCACGCGCATGGAGGCCAACCGCCACGTCCTCTACATCCTCCGCGACGCCGACGGCCGAGG GACGCCCAAAGGCGCCGTCATCGGCTTCCTCAAGGTGGGCTACAAGAAGCTCTTCCTTCTG gaccgTAATGGTGCCCATAACGAAGCGGAGCCACTTTGCGTCCTGGATTTTTACATCCATGAGTCGTTACAACGACATGGTTACGGACGGGAGCTTTTCCAGCACATGCTGCAG AGCGAGAGGGTGGAACCCTGGCGTTTGGCCGTCGACCGACCCTCTGAGAAGCTCCTGGCTTTTCTCCGCAAACACTACGGCCTCGCCGACGCCATCCCACAG gtGAACAACTTCGTCATCTTCGAGGGTTTCTTCTCCAACCGACCAG ccccagcccgccGCCCACCCCCCAAGCGCCCCGAGGAGGAGATCAAGCCTTATTCGCTATCGGAGCGCGACT TTTTACGAGAAGAGACGGAGCCTCCTTGGCCATTCAACTTGAcctcggggcgggcggggggctcGCCGGTGCGCGGCAGCCTCCGACCGTTCCTGCTGCGGCGGGAGACGccggacggacagacggaccCCCGGCCGCcagacggacggacggacgccCCCCAGCACCGCCGCGCTAG CTCCCTCGGGCGCGCCGGCCGATGA
- the DHX16 gene encoding pre-mRNA-splicing factor ATP-dependent RNA helicase DHX16 isoform X1, protein MAAAAAAAALERWVSGELQALLGLSGRHVPAFLVALARRSRSVEELLERLRETEALRVEEPRVRAFARELWDKVPREAPREPPGRAAERAARELQRRSQGYRLVDSDDEGAGPAPSSAPSHGSTPGMADASHRRRRHLRRRRSESPEASSPSPPTPPAPEPPEEPEAEWEASERERLRDLEERDAFAERLRRRDRDRTRTVLARPDAKAYEEAQKRLKVAEEDQKTMVPELRKKSRREYLAKRERDKLEELEAEIADEEYLFGEEALTRAERRELEYKRRVRDLAREYKRAGEKEKLEKSNRYYIPEETRGKKIPEREEATGGEEERMAPRDEQRRWEEERIGAASLRFGARDAARRQPSKDYDFVLEEDEMIQFVSAVQMKGTEPDKEAPAPVPEAERRRQSAQEVRRSLPIFPYRDELVAAIAQHQILVIEGETGSGKTTQIPQYLHEEGYTRQGLKIGITQPRRVAAMSVAARVAVEMGTKLGNEVGYSIRFEDCTSERTVLKYMTDGMLLREFLTEPDLGSYSVIMVDEAHERTLHTDVLFGLIKDIARFRPQLKVLVASATLDTQRFSAFFDQAPVFRIPGRRFPVDIYYTKAPEADYLEACVVSVLQIHVTQPPGDILVFLTGQEEIEACVELLQERCRRLGSRLAELLVLPIYANLPSDMQARIFEPTPPGARKVVVATNIAETSVTIDGIVYVLDPGFCKQKSYSARTGMESLVVTPCSRASANQRAGRAGRVAPGKCFRLYTAWAFQHELEETPVPEIQRADLGSLVLLLKSLGINDLIHFDFLDPPPHETLVLALEQLYALGALNHLGELTTLGRRMAELPVEPMLAKMILASEQYGCTEEVLTVAAMLSVNNAIFYRPKDKVLHADSARLGFHVPGGDHLVLLNVYNQWVASGHSLQWCYEHFVQARSLRRARDVREQLEGLMERVEVAPSSCAGDYGPVRKAITAGFFYHTARLTRGGYRTVKHQQTVFIHPNSSLFEEQPRWVLYHELVFTTKEFMRQVIEIDSAWLLEVAPHYYQAKELEDASARKMPKKVGKSRDELG, encoded by the exons atggcggcggcggcggcggcggcggcgctggaGCGGTGGGTATCCGGGGAGCTAcaggctctgctggggctgagcGGGCGGCACGTCCCCGCCTTCCTGGTGGCGCTGGCGCGGCGGAGCCGTAGcgtggaggagctgctggagcggCTGCGGGAAACGGAGGCGCTGCGAGTGGAGGAGCCGCGCGTGCGCGCCTTCGCGCGGGAGCTGTGGGACAAG GTCCCCCGGGAGGCACCGCGGGAGCCCCCAGGCCGAGCGGCCGAGCGGGCGGCGCGGGAGCTGCAGCGCCGCAGCCAGGGCTACCGATTGGTCGATAGCGACGACGAGGGGGCGGGCCCCGCCCCCAGCTCCGCCCCTTCCCATGGCTCCACCCCCGGCATGGCCGACGCTTCCCACCGCCGCCGACGACACCTCCGACGACGACGCTCCGAGTCGCCCGAGGCCTCCAGCCCTTCGCCGCCGACGCCCCC GGCTCCGGAACCCCCTGAAGAGCCGGAAGCGGAATGGGAAGCATCGGAGCGGGAACGGCTGCGGGACCTGGAAGAACGCGACGCCTTCGCCGAGCGTCTGCGCCGCCGCGACCGTGACCGCACGCGCACCGTCCTCGCCCGCCCCGATGCCAAG gcctaTGAAGAAGCCCAGAAACGCCTCAAAGTCGCTGAAGAAGATCAAAAAACCATG GTTCCAGAGCTACGGAAAAAGTCCCGCCGGGAATACCTAGCTAAACGGGAGCGAGATAAATTAGAAGAACTGGAAGCGGAGATCGCCGATGAGGAATATCTTTTCGGGGAAGAGGCGCTGACGAGGGCGGAGCGGCGTGAGCTGGAGTACAAACGGCGCGTGCGGGATCTGGCCCGCGAGTACAAACgggctggggagaaggagaaactggagaaaagTAACCGGTATTACATCCCCGAGGAAACACGGGGCAAG AAGATCCCAGAACGTGAGGAAGCAacgggaggggaggaagagcgGATGGCCCCCCGGGACGAGCAGCGGCGATGGGAAGAGGAGCGAATAGGGGCGGCTTCCCTGAGGTTTGGGGCGCGCGATGCCGCCCGCCGTCAGCCCTCCAAAGATTACGACTTCGTGCTGGAGGAAGATGAGATGATCCAGTTCGTCAGCGCCGTGCAGATGAAAGGCACTGAGCCTGATAAG GAGGCGCCGGCGCCGGTGCCAgaggcggagcggcggcggcagtCGGCGCAGGAGGTTCGCCGTAGCCTTCCCATCTTCCCTTACCGCGACGAGCTGGTGGCCGCCATCGCTCAGCACCAAATCCTGGTCATCGAGGGGGAGACCGGTTCCGGCAAGACCACCCAGATCCCCCAGTACCTGCACGAGGAG GGCTACACGCGCCAGGGGCTGAAGATCGGCATCACGCAGCCGCGGCGCGTGGCCGCCATGAGCGTGGCCGCCCGCGTGGCCGTCGAGATGGGCACCAAGCTGGGCAACGAG GTGGGGTACAGCATCCGCTTCGAGGACTGCACGTCGGAGCGGACGGTGCTGAAGTACATGACGGACGGGATGCTGCTGCGGGAGTTCCTGACCGAGCCCGACCTCGGCTCCTACAG CGTGATCATGGTGGACGAGGCCCACGAGCGCACCCTGCACACCGACGTCCTCTTCGGGCTGATCAAGGACATCGCCCGGTTCCGTCCCCAGCTGAAGGTGCTGGTGGCCTCGGCCACCCTCGACACCCAGCGCTTCTCCGCCTTCTTCGACCAGGCCCCCGTCTTCCGCATCCCCGggcgccgcttccccgtcgaCATCTACTACACCAAG GCGCCCGAGGCCGACTACCTGGAGGCGTGCGTGGTGTCGGTGCTGCAGATCCACGTCACCCAGCCCCCTGGGGACATCCTCGTCTTCCTCACCGGCCAG GAGGAGATCGAGGCGTGcgtggagctgctgcaggagcgCTGCCGTCGCCTGGGCTCCCGCCTGGCCGAGCTTTTGGTGCTGCCGATCTACGCCAACCTCCCCTCCGACATGCAAGCCCGTATTTttgagcccaccccccccggcGCCCGTAAG gTAGTGGTGGCCACCAACATCGCGGAGACGTCGGTGACCATCGACGGGATCGTCTACGTGCTGGACCCCGGGTTCTGCAAGCAGAAGAGCTACAGCGCCCGCACCGGCATGGAGTCCCTCGTGGTCACCCCCTGCTCCCGG GCCTCGGCAAACCAGCGGGCAGGCCGGGCGGGACGGGTGGCTCCCGGGAAGTGCTTCCGCCTCTACACAGCTTGGGCTTTCCAGCATGAGCTGGAGGAGACGCCGGTGCCCGAGATCCAACGTGCCGACCTGGGCTCCCTCGTCCTGCTCCTCAAGAGCCTCG gcatCAACGACCTCATCCACTTCGACTTCCTGGACCCGCCACCCCACGAGACGCTGGTGCTGGCGCTGGAGCAGCTCTACGCCCTGGGTGCCCTCAACCACCTGGGAGAGCTCACCAcg ctgggCCGGCGCATGGCGGAGCTGCCGGTGGAGCCCATGTTGGCCAAGATGATCCTGGCCTCCGAGCA GTACGGCTGCACGGAGGAGGTGCTGACGGTGGCGGCCATGCTTTCGGTCAACAACGCCATCTTCTACCGCCCCAAGGACAAGGTCCTTCACGCCGACAGCGCCCGCCTGGGCTTCCACGTCCCCGGGGGGGACCACCTCGTCCTGCTCAACGTCTACAACCAG tgGGTGGCCAGCGGACACTCCCTGCAGTGGTGCTACGAGCACTTTGTCCAGGCGCGCTCCCTGCGCCGGGCGCGGGACGTGCGGGAGCAGCTGGAGGGGCTGATGGAGCGCGTCGAGGTTGCCCCTTCCTCCTGCGCCGGCGACTACGGACCCGTCCGCAAG gccatCACCGCCGGCTTCTTCTACCACACGGCGCGGCTGACGCGGGGCGGTTACCGCACGGTGAAGCACCAGCAGACGGTTTTCATCCACCCCAACAGCTCCCTCTTCGAGGAGCAGCCCCGCTGGGTGCTCTACCACGAGCTCGTCTTCACCACCAAGGAGTTCATGCGGCag GTGATCGAGATCGACAGCGCGTGGCTGCTGGAGGTGGCCCCCCATTACTACCAGGCCAAGGAGCTGGAGGACGCCAGCGCCCGCAAGATGCCCAAGAAGGTGGGCAAGAGCCGGGACGAGCTGGGCTGA
- the C32H6orf136 gene encoding uncharacterized protein C6orf136 homolog, producing the protein MYRHGRAAATAASRLRPAAPLRVWPPLEAAGLGPDPPRRRYRARPQDLEPTRGHVSALPLLPPPAPSWPPPARLPSSPRLRALSPPEGMEGDITTVDGHREDDIAVRDGPATSVLLLLRPPSPFLAPAGPPRTPPPSMEEHLAVMHQKLQHELPNFFLKIPDYGLYSPDVEFINHLLHLHTRGRPMYQVAVALCRAVAWGYFASLRLEVLALTRHPEDWSIRARWRLTGLPLHLCLLRFYRRDKRHLLRSYDAFSTFFLNSQGLIRCHRVDKLMPAPTAVTEAKKLLVAAAVAVALAEPGPALRLALKPSATSGDT; encoded by the exons ATGTACCGGCACGGCCGGGCCGCCGCTAccgccgcctcccgcctccGTCCCGCCGCTCCTCTCCGCGTCTGGCCCCCGCTCGAGGCCGCTGGGCTCGGCCCGGACCCGCCGCGCCGCCGTTACCGAGCGCGGCCGCAG gacctgGAGCCCACCCGAGGCCACGTTTCGGCgctgcccctcctgccccccccggcACCGTCatggccccccccggcccggctccccagcagcccccgccTTCGAGCCTTGTCCCCACCGGAGGGGATGGAAGGTGACATCACCACGGTGGACGGTCATCGGGAAGATGACATCGCCGTCCGCGATGGCCCTGCCACctccgtcctcctcctcctgcggCCCCCGTCCCCCTTCCTGGCCCCTGCCGggcccccccgcacccccccacccagcatGGAGGAGCACTTGGCTGTCATGCACCAGAAGCTGCAGCACGAG ctccccaatttcttcctgaaaatcCCCGACTATGGCCTCTACTCCCCCGACGTCGAATTCATCAACCACCTCCTGCACCTCCACACGCG CGGGCGGCCGATGTACCAGGTGGCGGTGGCCTTGTGCCGGGCGGTGGCCTGGGGTTACTTCGCCAGCCTGCGGCTGGAGGTGCTGGCGCTCACCCGGCACCCCGAGGACTGGAGCATCCGGGCGCGTTGGCGCCTGACGGGGCTGCCcctccacctctgcctcctgcGCTTCTACCGACGGGACAAACGCCACCTCCTGCG gtCCTACGACGCCTTCTCCACCTTCTTCCTCAACTCGCAGGGGCTCATCCGCTGCCACCGCGTGGACAAG ctgatGCCAGCCCCCACGGCCGTCACCGAGGCCAAGAAGCTGCTGGTGGCAGCGGCGGTGGCAGTGGCACTGGCCGAGCCGGGACCGGCCTTACGCCTCGCCCTGAAGCCCTCTGCCACCTCGGGGGACACCTGA
- the DHX16 gene encoding pre-mRNA-splicing factor ATP-dependent RNA helicase DHX16 isoform X2, with amino-acid sequence MAPRDEQRRWEEERIGAASLRFGARDAARRQPSKDYDFVLEEDEMIQFVSAVQMKGTEPDKEAPAPVPEAERRRQSAQEVRRSLPIFPYRDELVAAIAQHQILVIEGETGSGKTTQIPQYLHEEGYTRQGLKIGITQPRRVAAMSVAARVAVEMGTKLGNEVGYSIRFEDCTSERTVLKYMTDGMLLREFLTEPDLGSYSVIMVDEAHERTLHTDVLFGLIKDIARFRPQLKVLVASATLDTQRFSAFFDQAPVFRIPGRRFPVDIYYTKAPEADYLEACVVSVLQIHVTQPPGDILVFLTGQEEIEACVELLQERCRRLGSRLAELLVLPIYANLPSDMQARIFEPTPPGARKVVVATNIAETSVTIDGIVYVLDPGFCKQKSYSARTGMESLVVTPCSRASANQRAGRAGRVAPGKCFRLYTAWAFQHELEETPVPEIQRADLGSLVLLLKSLGINDLIHFDFLDPPPHETLVLALEQLYALGALNHLGELTTLGRRMAELPVEPMLAKMILASEQYGCTEEVLTVAAMLSVNNAIFYRPKDKVLHADSARLGFHVPGGDHLVLLNVYNQWVASGHSLQWCYEHFVQARSLRRARDVREQLEGLMERVEVAPSSCAGDYGPVRKAITAGFFYHTARLTRGGYRTVKHQQTVFIHPNSSLFEEQPRWVLYHELVFTTKEFMRQVIEIDSAWLLEVAPHYYQAKELEDASARKMPKKVGKSRDELG; translated from the exons ATGGCCCCCCGGGACGAGCAGCGGCGATGGGAAGAGGAGCGAATAGGGGCGGCTTCCCTGAGGTTTGGGGCGCGCGATGCCGCCCGCCGTCAGCCCTCCAAAGATTACGACTTCGTGCTGGAGGAAGATGAGATGATCCAGTTCGTCAGCGCCGTGCAGATGAAAGGCACTGAGCCTGATAAG GAGGCGCCGGCGCCGGTGCCAgaggcggagcggcggcggcagtCGGCGCAGGAGGTTCGCCGTAGCCTTCCCATCTTCCCTTACCGCGACGAGCTGGTGGCCGCCATCGCTCAGCACCAAATCCTGGTCATCGAGGGGGAGACCGGTTCCGGCAAGACCACCCAGATCCCCCAGTACCTGCACGAGGAG GGCTACACGCGCCAGGGGCTGAAGATCGGCATCACGCAGCCGCGGCGCGTGGCCGCCATGAGCGTGGCCGCCCGCGTGGCCGTCGAGATGGGCACCAAGCTGGGCAACGAG GTGGGGTACAGCATCCGCTTCGAGGACTGCACGTCGGAGCGGACGGTGCTGAAGTACATGACGGACGGGATGCTGCTGCGGGAGTTCCTGACCGAGCCCGACCTCGGCTCCTACAG CGTGATCATGGTGGACGAGGCCCACGAGCGCACCCTGCACACCGACGTCCTCTTCGGGCTGATCAAGGACATCGCCCGGTTCCGTCCCCAGCTGAAGGTGCTGGTGGCCTCGGCCACCCTCGACACCCAGCGCTTCTCCGCCTTCTTCGACCAGGCCCCCGTCTTCCGCATCCCCGggcgccgcttccccgtcgaCATCTACTACACCAAG GCGCCCGAGGCCGACTACCTGGAGGCGTGCGTGGTGTCGGTGCTGCAGATCCACGTCACCCAGCCCCCTGGGGACATCCTCGTCTTCCTCACCGGCCAG GAGGAGATCGAGGCGTGcgtggagctgctgcaggagcgCTGCCGTCGCCTGGGCTCCCGCCTGGCCGAGCTTTTGGTGCTGCCGATCTACGCCAACCTCCCCTCCGACATGCAAGCCCGTATTTttgagcccaccccccccggcGCCCGTAAG gTAGTGGTGGCCACCAACATCGCGGAGACGTCGGTGACCATCGACGGGATCGTCTACGTGCTGGACCCCGGGTTCTGCAAGCAGAAGAGCTACAGCGCCCGCACCGGCATGGAGTCCCTCGTGGTCACCCCCTGCTCCCGG GCCTCGGCAAACCAGCGGGCAGGCCGGGCGGGACGGGTGGCTCCCGGGAAGTGCTTCCGCCTCTACACAGCTTGGGCTTTCCAGCATGAGCTGGAGGAGACGCCGGTGCCCGAGATCCAACGTGCCGACCTGGGCTCCCTCGTCCTGCTCCTCAAGAGCCTCG gcatCAACGACCTCATCCACTTCGACTTCCTGGACCCGCCACCCCACGAGACGCTGGTGCTGGCGCTGGAGCAGCTCTACGCCCTGGGTGCCCTCAACCACCTGGGAGAGCTCACCAcg ctgggCCGGCGCATGGCGGAGCTGCCGGTGGAGCCCATGTTGGCCAAGATGATCCTGGCCTCCGAGCA GTACGGCTGCACGGAGGAGGTGCTGACGGTGGCGGCCATGCTTTCGGTCAACAACGCCATCTTCTACCGCCCCAAGGACAAGGTCCTTCACGCCGACAGCGCCCGCCTGGGCTTCCACGTCCCCGGGGGGGACCACCTCGTCCTGCTCAACGTCTACAACCAG tgGGTGGCCAGCGGACACTCCCTGCAGTGGTGCTACGAGCACTTTGTCCAGGCGCGCTCCCTGCGCCGGGCGCGGGACGTGCGGGAGCAGCTGGAGGGGCTGATGGAGCGCGTCGAGGTTGCCCCTTCCTCCTGCGCCGGCGACTACGGACCCGTCCGCAAG gccatCACCGCCGGCTTCTTCTACCACACGGCGCGGCTGACGCGGGGCGGTTACCGCACGGTGAAGCACCAGCAGACGGTTTTCATCCACCCCAACAGCTCCCTCTTCGAGGAGCAGCCCCGCTGGGTGCTCTACCACGAGCTCGTCTTCACCACCAAGGAGTTCATGCGGCag GTGATCGAGATCGACAGCGCGTGGCTGCTGGAGGTGGCCCCCCATTACTACCAGGCCAAGGAGCTGGAGGACGCCAGCGCCCGCAAGATGCCCAAGAAGGTGGGCAAGAGCCGGGACGAGCTGGGCTGA